A genomic segment from Nitrospira sp. encodes:
- a CDS encoding GDP-mannose 4,6-dehydratase: MEEYPHVKKALITGISGQDGSYLAEFLLAKDYEVHGIIRRSSSFNTGRIDSIYQDPHVPDARLRLVYGDLNDASSLNKILRTIRPEEIYNLGAQSHVRVSFDVPEYTAEVTALGTVRLLEAIRESGITPKFYQASSSEMFGKVQEIPQRETTPFYPRSPYGAAKVYAHWITVNYREAYNLFACNGILFNHESPRRGETFVTRKITRAAARIKLGLQQELFLGNLDAKRDWGFAGDYVQAMWMMLQADQPDDYVIATGETHTVREFLDRAFGYLDLDWRRYVKIDPRYYRPTEVDLLIGDATKANRILGWEPKVSFDDLVVMMVKADLRAEREMLEGTRGTQRA; encoded by the coding sequence ATGGAGGAATACCCACACGTGAAGAAAGCATTGATCACCGGCATCAGCGGGCAAGACGGATCTTATTTGGCGGAGTTCTTGTTGGCCAAAGACTACGAAGTCCACGGGATCATCAGGCGGTCGAGTTCGTTCAATACCGGGAGAATCGATTCGATCTATCAAGATCCCCACGTCCCGGACGCTCGGCTACGGTTGGTCTACGGCGACCTCAACGACGCGAGTTCCCTCAATAAGATTCTGCGCACGATCCGACCGGAAGAAATTTACAACCTCGGCGCGCAAAGTCATGTTCGTGTCAGTTTCGATGTGCCGGAGTACACCGCCGAAGTGACGGCGCTCGGCACGGTGCGTCTCTTGGAAGCCATTCGCGAATCCGGAATCACGCCGAAGTTCTACCAGGCATCTTCAAGCGAAATGTTCGGCAAGGTGCAGGAGATTCCTCAGCGGGAGACCACGCCGTTCTACCCGCGTAGCCCCTACGGAGCCGCCAAAGTCTATGCCCACTGGATCACCGTCAATTACCGCGAAGCGTACAATCTGTTTGCCTGCAACGGCATCCTCTTCAATCACGAATCGCCCCGACGGGGAGAAACCTTCGTCACCAGAAAAATCACGCGCGCAGCGGCCCGGATCAAGCTGGGCCTGCAGCAGGAATTGTTTCTCGGCAACCTCGACGCCAAGCGCGATTGGGGATTTGCCGGCGACTACGTGCAGGCCATGTGGATGATGCTGCAGGCGGATCAGCCGGACGACTACGTCATCGCGACCGGCGAAACACACACGGTGCGGGAATTCCTCGACCGTGCCTTCGGCTACCTGGACCTGGACTGGCGGCGGTACGTCAAGATCGACCCGCGTTACTACCGCCCCACCGAAGTGGACCTGCTGATCGGCGACGCGACGAAGGCCAACCGTATCCTGGGCTGGGAGCCGAAAGTGTCGTTCGACGACCTGGTCGTCATGATGGTGAAGGCGGACCTGCGCGCCGAACGGGAGATGCTGGAAGGCACCAGGGGAACACAACGCGCATGA
- a CDS encoding Flagellar motor rotation protein MotA, with protein MDIATILGVVIAIGSILGGQALEGGHIGSILQLTAFIIVMGGTIGACCVQNPLPVVIKAVGSLSLAISSPHHDVKGTITQILDLANISRKQGLLALEGKLKDLHDPFFRKGVQLIVDGTDPKLLQEILEIEVEHHEEEGVQAAKVWEAAGGYAPTVGILGAVLGLIHVMENLADPSKLGGGIAVAFVATVYGVGAANLFFLPIANKIKFKLKEEAGLRTMVVLGLIGLAQGENPRLLQEKLESYLPPNERTKEEKK; from the coding sequence GTGGACATAGCCACCATACTGGGCGTCGTGATTGCGATCGGATCGATCCTGGGCGGTCAAGCCCTCGAAGGCGGGCACATCGGGTCGATTCTCCAATTGACGGCATTCATCATCGTCATGGGTGGAACGATCGGGGCCTGCTGCGTGCAAAATCCCCTTCCCGTCGTCATAAAAGCCGTCGGCTCTCTCTCTTTGGCGATCTCCAGCCCCCATCATGATGTCAAAGGGACCATCACCCAGATTCTGGACCTGGCCAACATCTCGCGCAAACAGGGTCTGCTCGCGCTGGAGGGAAAATTGAAAGACCTGCACGACCCCTTTTTTCGGAAAGGCGTGCAGTTGATCGTCGACGGAACCGACCCGAAACTCTTGCAGGAGATCCTGGAGATCGAAGTCGAGCATCACGAAGAGGAAGGAGTCCAAGCCGCCAAGGTGTGGGAAGCCGCCGGCGGGTACGCGCCGACCGTGGGTATTCTCGGTGCGGTGCTCGGCCTGATCCATGTGATGGAAAACCTAGCCGACCCCTCCAAGCTGGGAGGCGGTATTGCGGTCGCGTTTGTGGCCACCGTCTACGGCGTTGGGGCCGCCAACCTCTTTTTCTTGCCGATCGCCAACAAGATCAAGTTCAAATTGAAGGAAGAGGCCGGTTTACGAACGATGGTGGTCCTGGGTCTCATCGGTTTGGCACAAGGGGAGAATCCCAGGCTACTGCAAGAAAAACTGGAAAGCTACCTGCCTCCGAACGAGCGGACCAAAGAAGAGAAAAAGTGA
- a CDS encoding Heparinase II/III-like — protein sequence MRLTLSFNPNILPRRLAGSVKTFAATDPLDWWRHVRERSLFSLLRFQQRMGRRSLTRSFTIEDVSAYSFCTSPYPLLPALPWQGAPDDAQIDALLNGTVSVFGYPWQWSPDGSCWHRAPDTGRTWPRRFFADIPIHAGNPCGDVRMAWESSRLQHLVFLALLAQKAEPAIRTRAVETCEAQLLSWVEANPMLVGIHYISPTECALRLLAVCYAVDLIRPWLRAPEGVWAAVLTLVSGHAELIRRRLSLHSPTPHDTLAAASALIYAGSLFPEMDQAERWLAFGRYLLEEEAPRHISHDGGGLEQGFGYLRFSTDLYGLVLALLDHRQQPVPDKVRLMFDRSRSFLGEFRHPADGTLPRIGEGEQETALSPYLRFPTPGKKRAPGLSTFHLSGYSILRGRDLQRAIFDHGALGMPPRYRHGHADALSLLLHVGPRDVFIDPGTYTDRGDERWRAYFRSTRAHNTVMVDGLDQALQEGPFGWSQPFETHLVYRDETSEGKITVIARHYGYKDRLGVTHLRGVSYEPPGSWMIWDWLTGTGVHHLELNWHLGCRPLAVEGGYRLEGFDPPLLLTVEGGTAKLYEGCVQPVGGWQSKGYGSKEPITTVRVEHTGPLPHEFMTRVRIV from the coding sequence TTGCGTCTGACACTGTCGTTCAATCCCAACATATTGCCGCGGCGGCTTGCCGGCTCGGTCAAGACCTTTGCGGCCACCGACCCGCTGGACTGGTGGCGCCATGTGAGAGAACGGAGTCTGTTTTCGCTGCTCCGTTTTCAGCAGCGGATGGGACGCCGATCCCTCACCCGGTCTTTCACTATAGAAGACGTGTCTGCCTATTCGTTCTGCACAAGCCCCTATCCCCTTTTGCCCGCTTTACCGTGGCAGGGTGCACCGGACGACGCCCAGATCGATGCCTTGCTCAACGGAACCGTGAGCGTCTTCGGCTATCCTTGGCAATGGAGTCCCGACGGATCCTGCTGGCACCGGGCTCCGGACACGGGGCGCACATGGCCGCGCCGGTTCTTCGCCGATATTCCGATTCATGCCGGCAACCCCTGCGGGGATGTCCGCATGGCTTGGGAGTCGTCGCGCCTTCAGCACCTGGTCTTCCTGGCTCTGCTTGCACAAAAGGCCGAACCGGCGATCCGCACCCGCGCCGTGGAAACCTGTGAAGCGCAGCTGTTGTCCTGGGTCGAGGCCAATCCGATGTTGGTCGGCATCCATTATATTTCTCCGACGGAATGCGCCCTTCGTCTCCTGGCCGTCTGTTATGCCGTGGATTTGATCCGTCCCTGGTTGCGGGCCCCGGAGGGAGTCTGGGCGGCGGTCCTCACCCTCGTGTCCGGTCATGCTGAATTGATCCGAAGACGCCTGTCGCTGCATTCCCCCACGCCCCATGACACCTTGGCGGCCGCCTCCGCATTGATTTACGCCGGCAGCCTGTTTCCGGAAATGGATCAAGCTGAACGATGGCTGGCCTTCGGCCGCTACCTGCTGGAAGAGGAGGCTCCCCGGCACATCAGTCACGACGGCGGCGGACTCGAACAGGGATTCGGATACCTTCGGTTCAGCACCGACCTCTATGGACTGGTGCTCGCCCTGCTCGATCATCGGCAGCAGCCGGTTCCGGACAAGGTCCGCCTGATGTTCGACCGCAGCCGCTCGTTCCTGGGCGAGTTTCGCCATCCCGCGGACGGCACGCTCCCGCGGATCGGGGAAGGCGAACAGGAGACGGCGTTGTCACCCTATCTGCGTTTTCCGACTCCCGGGAAAAAACGTGCGCCGGGCCTATCGACTTTTCACCTATCGGGCTATTCGATTCTCCGGGGAAGGGATCTGCAGCGAGCCATTTTCGACCATGGAGCCTTGGGCATGCCGCCTCGTTATCGGCACGGCCATGCGGATGCACTCTCGCTGTTGCTCCATGTCGGGCCGCGCGATGTGTTTATCGACCCCGGCACCTATACTGATAGGGGTGATGAGCGGTGGCGGGCTTATTTTCGAAGCACGCGGGCCCATAACACGGTCATGGTCGATGGTCTTGATCAGGCCCTGCAGGAGGGGCCGTTCGGCTGGTCACAGCCGTTCGAAACGCACCTCGTCTATCGGGATGAAACCTCGGAAGGCAAAATCACCGTCATCGCCCGGCATTACGGCTACAAGGATCGGTTGGGGGTGACGCATTTGCGCGGAGTATCGTATGAACCGCCCGGCTCCTGGATGATCTGGGACTGGCTCACGGGAACCGGTGTCCACCATCTGGAATTGAATTGGCACCTGGGTTGCCGGCCCCTCGCCGTCGAGGGCGGCTACCGTCTGGAAGGATTCGACCCGCCGCTGTTACTGACCGTCGAAGGCGGAACGGCCAAGCTTTATGAAGGCTGTGTGCAACCGGTCGGCGGCTGGCAATCGAAGGGGTACGGATCGAAGGAACCGATTACGACGGTGCGAGTGGAACACACCGGGCCGCTCCCGCATGAATTCATGACCCGCGTGCGGATCGTGTGA
- a CDS encoding Flagellar motor rotation protein MotB produces MAKKKHEEHENHERWLVSYADFITLLFAFFVVMYSVSSVNEGKYRTVSDSIKAALNPVNSTPSSRLPFNIGDAKPKLMSPDIISANEPVIRRMREIVKRIHPVTKLEMPDIKIVETGNGAIVISLPESILFNSGEARVRQEALPFLKALSEILIEMDRHIRILGHTDNVPIRTAQFPSNWELSAGRAVMVARIFSELYGVPIAHLSATGFADAKPVASNDTPEGRTKNRRVEIVVLERADSDVPTDASFPSASPPA; encoded by the coding sequence ATGGCGAAGAAAAAACATGAAGAACACGAAAATCACGAACGCTGGCTGGTGTCCTATGCCGACTTCATCACCCTGTTGTTCGCGTTCTTCGTCGTGATGTACTCGGTGTCTTCCGTGAACGAAGGCAAGTACCGAACCGTAAGCGATTCCATCAAAGCGGCGTTGAATCCCGTGAACAGCACGCCCTCCAGTCGTCTTCCTTTCAATATCGGCGACGCGAAACCGAAGCTGATGAGCCCCGACATCATCAGTGCGAACGAGCCGGTCATCCGCCGCATGAGGGAAATCGTCAAAAGGATCCATCCGGTCACGAAGCTGGAGATGCCGGACATCAAAATCGTCGAAACTGGAAACGGCGCTATCGTGATTTCCCTCCCGGAGTCCATCCTCTTCAACAGCGGAGAAGCCCGCGTACGGCAGGAAGCCTTGCCGTTCCTGAAAGCCCTGTCCGAGATCCTGATCGAAATGGACCGCCATATCCGCATCCTCGGCCACACGGACAACGTCCCGATCAGGACGGCGCAGTTTCCGTCCAATTGGGAGCTCTCCGCAGGCCGAGCGGTCATGGTCGCCAGGATCTTTTCCGAGCTCTATGGAGTCCCGATCGCGCACCTTTCCGCGACCGGCTTTGCGGATGCCAAACCGGTGGCCAGCAACGATACCCCTGAAGGACGGACGAAGAACCGTCGCGTGGAAATCGTCGTCCTTGAAAGGGCCGACAGTGATGTCCCGACGGATGCCTCATTCCCGTCGGCAAGCCCTCCGGCGTGA
- a CDS encoding Two-component transcriptional response regulator, LuxR family, translating to MTDPARHTAHHAAGGETVKPAPVILLVDDDEISRVSMAGRLKRLGYRVIEAGDGNAGLAATRRHRPDLIILDWMMPGLDGPSVCEAIRADAELKSSHVVLMTAHDRPDQIVEGLSRGADDFLSKAAGKQEVLARVQASLRASALVREIEQTRDDLDRSHRLLSAKQAELENELQSAAEFVRSQLPPPDRPAPGLSMQWAYQPSLALGGDLFQVRRWGPDTLGLYILDASGHGVAAALRAIALMSFLHEDNLTKAVGSYDPGAIITEANRRFPLTQDGAYFTLWVGCLHLPSRTLSYAAAGHGGAIVQSAKAASHWLSSAGFPLGFAPDTTFHSACTQLHAQDRLYLLSDGIYEAPSATGELWGRPRLQETLEANRSRTLEDSIDHTIATAKQWVAGGTFPDDVALVGLEVLDEAVSPRGRS from the coding sequence GTGACGGATCCCGCGCGGCATACGGCTCACCACGCCGCCGGCGGTGAAACCGTCAAGCCGGCCCCTGTCATTCTCCTCGTGGACGACGACGAGATCTCCCGCGTCAGCATGGCAGGGCGACTGAAACGGTTGGGATATCGTGTGATCGAAGCCGGGGACGGAAACGCCGGGCTGGCGGCCACCCGCCGGCATCGTCCCGACCTGATCATCTTGGATTGGATGATGCCGGGGTTAGACGGCCCGAGCGTCTGCGAAGCCATCCGGGCGGATGCCGAACTCAAATCCAGCCACGTCGTGTTGATGACCGCACATGACCGGCCGGATCAAATCGTCGAAGGATTGTCGCGCGGAGCCGACGATTTCCTGAGTAAAGCGGCCGGCAAGCAAGAAGTGCTGGCGCGCGTGCAGGCCAGCCTGCGAGCCAGCGCCCTCGTTCGCGAGATCGAACAGACACGCGACGATCTCGACCGATCCCACCGGCTACTCTCCGCCAAGCAGGCGGAACTCGAGAATGAACTGCAATCGGCCGCCGAATTCGTCCGATCGCAACTTCCTCCTCCCGACAGGCCTGCTCCGGGACTCTCCATGCAGTGGGCCTATCAACCGTCGCTGGCCTTGGGCGGAGACCTGTTTCAAGTCCGCCGATGGGGGCCGGATACGCTCGGTCTGTACATACTCGACGCCTCGGGTCACGGGGTTGCCGCCGCCTTGCGCGCCATCGCGTTGATGAGTTTTCTCCACGAGGACAATCTGACCAAGGCCGTCGGCAGCTACGATCCTGGGGCCATCATCACCGAAGCCAACCGTCGCTTTCCGTTGACGCAGGACGGCGCATATTTCACCCTGTGGGTGGGATGCCTGCACCTGCCGTCACGCACGTTGTCCTACGCGGCGGCGGGACATGGCGGAGCGATCGTGCAGTCGGCCAAGGCCGCCTCTCACTGGTTGTCTTCCGCCGGTTTCCCTCTGGGGTTCGCCCCTGACACCACGTTCCACAGCGCCTGTACGCAGTTACATGCGCAGGATCGATTGTATTTATTGAGCGACGGTATTTATGAAGCCCCGTCGGCCACCGGAGAGCTGTGGGGCCGTCCTCGCCTGCAAGAAACCTTGGAAGCCAATCGCTCCCGAACGTTGGAAGACAGCATCGACCACACGATTGCCACAGCCAAGCAATGGGTGGCCGGCGGCACCTTCCCGGACGACGTGGCGCTCGTCGGGCTCGAAGTGCTGGATGAGGCGGTATCGCCAAGGGGCCGGTCGTAA